In Actinoplanes derwentensis, the following proteins share a genomic window:
- a CDS encoding IclR family transcriptional regulator encodes MTQQRAATPDRLVGADRVLAVLAELARHPGGIGLEEMARTVASAKPTVHRALASLRRAGFASQDGYGRYVLGDEFLRLAFAHHETRPDHVRVLPILRALCERYGETVHYATLDGRSVVYRSKLDPPVGAVRLNSVIGGRNPAHCTAVGKMLLAGLLRDERAVRDWIGDRPLERPTERSAATAEDLHAELEQVRANGYAVDDQENEPGVNCLAVPVYLTSPTVPSGAISISGLVYRMPVGELADDLPAIRALVAGSTETP; translated from the coding sequence GTGACGCAACAGCGGGCCGCGACCCCGGATCGCCTGGTCGGCGCCGACCGGGTGCTGGCCGTGCTGGCCGAACTGGCCCGCCATCCCGGCGGCATCGGCCTGGAGGAGATGGCCCGCACGGTCGCCAGCGCCAAACCCACCGTGCACCGGGCGCTCGCGTCGCTGCGCCGGGCCGGGTTCGCCAGCCAGGACGGGTACGGGCGCTACGTGCTCGGCGACGAGTTCCTGCGCCTGGCCTTCGCCCACCACGAGACCCGCCCCGACCACGTCCGGGTCCTGCCGATCCTGCGGGCCCTGTGCGAGCGGTACGGCGAGACGGTCCACTACGCCACACTGGACGGCCGGTCGGTGGTCTACCGGTCGAAGCTGGATCCACCGGTCGGCGCGGTCCGGCTCAACTCGGTGATCGGTGGCCGCAACCCCGCGCACTGCACCGCCGTCGGCAAGATGCTCCTCGCCGGGCTGCTGCGCGACGAGCGGGCGGTCCGGGACTGGATCGGCGACCGGCCGCTGGAACGGCCGACCGAACGGTCCGCCGCCACCGCTGAGGACCTGCACGCCGAACTCGAACAGGTCCGCGCGAACGGTTACGCCGTCGACGACCAGGAGAACGAACCCGGTGTCAACTGCCTGGCCGTCCCGGTATACCTGACCTCACCGACCGTGCCCAGCGGAGCGATCAGCATCAGCGGCCTGGTCTACCGGATGCCGGTGGGTGAACTCGCGGACGACCTGCCCGCCATCCGCGCCCTCGTCGCCGGCTCCACGGAGACCCCATGA
- a CDS encoding dihydroxy-acid dehydratase, whose translation MQPRRSAQWYGGDDRNSYIHRAWMRRGLPADAFDGRPHIAIANTASDLTPCNAHLDEVGRSVAAGIERAGGIPLNLPVVSIGETQVRPTAMLWRNMAAMAIEEMLRANPIDGVVLLGGCDKTIPALLMGAASVDLPAVVVPGGPMLTGTFRGVPLGCGTDVWRLSEEVRAGTLGAAEFQRSESSMIRSKGHCNTMGTASTMGLLAEVLGMTLPGVAGTPAPDSRLLEAAHATGVLAVGLVDEDRRPSQVLTRGSFLNAIVALAALGGSTNAVVHLLAIAGRLGVPLTQDDFDTTGAGVPLLVDLQPAGRFLMDDLYRAGGLHAVLAEVRDLLDPAAITVTGRPLVDYLNTAAVYDREVIRPRAAPLRPHAGIAVLYGNLAPGGAVVKPAAASPHLLRHRGPAVVFDSVEDLNTRLDDPDLDVTADSVLILRGCGPRGYPGMPEVANLPLPAKLLEQGVRDMVRICDGRMSGTAYGTVVLHVAPEAAAGGPLAKVRTGDMIVLDVANRRLDADVLDADWAAREPSPEAAKAYAAPSRGWERLYVETVGQADTGADCDFLLGSSGDRVSRESH comes from the coding sequence ATGCAGCCGCGACGCAGTGCGCAGTGGTACGGCGGTGACGACCGGAACAGCTACATCCACCGCGCCTGGATGCGGCGCGGCCTGCCGGCCGACGCGTTCGACGGGCGCCCGCACATCGCCATCGCCAACACCGCCTCCGACCTGACGCCCTGCAACGCCCACCTCGACGAGGTCGGACGCAGCGTCGCCGCCGGCATCGAGCGGGCCGGCGGCATCCCGCTGAACCTGCCGGTGGTGTCGATCGGTGAGACCCAGGTCCGGCCGACCGCGATGCTGTGGCGCAACATGGCCGCGATGGCGATCGAGGAGATGCTGCGCGCCAACCCGATCGACGGCGTGGTGCTGCTCGGCGGCTGTGACAAGACCATCCCGGCGCTGCTGATGGGCGCCGCCTCGGTCGACCTGCCCGCCGTGGTGGTTCCCGGCGGCCCGATGCTGACCGGCACCTTCCGTGGTGTCCCGCTCGGCTGCGGCACCGACGTGTGGCGGCTGTCCGAGGAGGTCCGCGCGGGCACGCTCGGCGCCGCCGAGTTCCAGCGCTCCGAGTCGTCGATGATCCGCAGCAAGGGCCACTGCAACACGATGGGCACCGCCTCGACGATGGGCCTGCTCGCCGAGGTGCTGGGGATGACCCTGCCCGGAGTGGCCGGCACCCCGGCTCCGGACAGTCGCCTGCTGGAAGCCGCCCACGCCACCGGGGTGCTCGCCGTCGGCCTGGTCGACGAGGACCGCCGCCCCAGCCAGGTGCTGACCCGAGGCTCGTTCCTCAACGCGATCGTCGCGCTGGCCGCTCTGGGCGGGTCCACCAACGCCGTGGTGCACCTGCTCGCGATCGCCGGGCGCCTCGGCGTGCCGCTGACCCAGGACGACTTCGACACCACCGGCGCCGGGGTGCCGCTGCTGGTCGACCTGCAGCCGGCCGGCCGCTTCCTGATGGACGACCTCTACCGCGCCGGTGGTCTGCACGCCGTGCTCGCCGAGGTCCGCGACCTCCTCGATCCGGCCGCGATCACGGTCACCGGCCGTCCGCTGGTCGACTACCTGAACACCGCTGCGGTGTACGACCGGGAGGTGATCCGCCCCCGCGCCGCACCGCTGCGCCCGCACGCCGGGATCGCGGTCCTCTACGGCAACCTCGCCCCGGGCGGCGCCGTCGTCAAACCGGCCGCCGCGTCCCCGCACCTGCTGCGGCACCGCGGCCCGGCGGTGGTCTTCGACTCGGTCGAGGACCTGAACACCCGCCTCGACGACCCGGACCTGGACGTCACCGCCGACTCGGTGCTGATCCTGCGCGGCTGCGGCCCCCGGGGGTACCCCGGCATGCCCGAGGTCGCCAACCTGCCGTTGCCGGCGAAACTGCTGGAGCAGGGGGTCCGCGACATGGTCCGGATCTGCGACGGGCGGATGTCGGGCACCGCGTACGGGACGGTCGTCCTGCACGTCGCACCGGAGGCGGCGGCCGGTGGACCGCTGGCCAAAGTCCGCACCGGCGACATGATCGTTCTCGACGTGGCGAATCGCCGCCTCGACGCCGACGTCCTCGACGCCGACTGGGCCGCCCGCGAGCCGTCACCGGAGGCGGCCAAGGCCTATGCGGCGCCGTCGCGCGGCTGGGAGCGGCTCTACGTCGAGACCGTCGGGCAGGCCGACACCGGCGCCGACTGCGACTTCCTGCTCGGCTCCAGCGGCGACCGTGTCTCCCGGGAGTCGCACTGA
- a CDS encoding putative bifunctional diguanylate cyclase/phosphodiesterase, which yields MNSNRPAQRPVDHLRRDPVLRGLTGLTLAGIVLFFVFAGQPELQVRIYWLFQVPLDAALAFGGWRLRTLAPARYRRFWSMIAFAGASFTIGDTYHTLSVLVVPGAPSLNGGAVQTIFFAVGMTSNVIACLIFPQGLRTAREKFIFWLDAATVLVGGGVVAWCFAFNPIGGSHTDRLTASVTAALVLVATFSATKVALIKDPPMARIAAWPMVCAALIQGISSVLPGPFQTLDHPYVYAIRLLPSLLIAFGPWIQIIVLRIGDTRHSTKRRPYSLLPYGMIMVTFAVFFMMLPMTASSQLVGATIGVVVITCLVAGRQLVAFHDNAKLIGRLDVALGELRDQALFDGLTGLANRTHFSAETVRLLDAESTLLLIDLDDFKTVNDTMGHASGDALLITVAARLRGALRDGDVACRMGGDEFAVLLPRTTADDANLIVQNLLDRLAEPIVLLQHTVVTRASVGMTVARPGDDPSTLLSTADIAMYEAKRRGKGIWVTYTDEMGARISAEAVLIREMGQALDEDQFVLHYQPIVRLCDGAISGVEALIRWNHPERGLVSPLEFIPVAERTGQIVDIGRWALREACRQAAAWLAAAPHRVPIYVGVNVAGRQLRDPDLVTDVATALAVTGLPAALLVIEVTETAVLDDEQSHATMEALRDLGVRLALDDFGTAASSLGLLLTCPVNSLKLDRSFVESINTVSRQAAVATAVSQMAAALEFASVAEGIETAEQAELLRGLGYQYGQGYLYSRPVPPDGISVLRSVADLESGVLLETGR from the coding sequence TTGAACAGCAATCGACCGGCGCAGCGACCGGTGGATCACCTCCGCCGGGACCCGGTGCTTCGTGGGCTGACCGGGCTCACGCTGGCCGGGATCGTGCTGTTCTTCGTTTTCGCGGGGCAGCCCGAACTCCAGGTGCGGATCTACTGGTTGTTCCAGGTGCCCCTGGACGCGGCGCTGGCGTTCGGCGGATGGCGGCTGCGGACCCTCGCACCCGCGCGGTATCGGCGATTCTGGTCGATGATCGCGTTCGCCGGGGCCTCGTTCACCATCGGGGACACGTACCACACGCTCTCGGTCCTGGTCGTGCCCGGCGCACCGTCACTGAACGGCGGCGCGGTCCAGACGATCTTCTTCGCGGTGGGGATGACCAGCAACGTCATCGCCTGCCTGATCTTCCCGCAGGGTCTGCGGACCGCCCGGGAGAAGTTCATCTTCTGGCTCGACGCCGCCACCGTGCTGGTCGGCGGCGGGGTGGTCGCCTGGTGTTTCGCGTTCAACCCGATCGGTGGCTCGCACACCGACCGGCTCACCGCCAGCGTCACCGCGGCGCTGGTGCTGGTCGCGACGTTCTCGGCGACCAAGGTCGCCCTGATCAAGGACCCGCCGATGGCGCGGATCGCGGCGTGGCCGATGGTCTGCGCGGCGCTGATCCAGGGCATCAGCTCGGTGCTGCCCGGTCCGTTCCAAACTCTCGACCATCCGTACGTGTACGCGATCCGCCTGCTGCCCTCCCTGTTGATCGCGTTCGGGCCGTGGATCCAGATCATCGTCCTGCGCATCGGGGACACCCGCCACTCCACCAAGCGGCGCCCCTACAGCCTGCTGCCGTACGGCATGATCATGGTGACCTTCGCGGTGTTCTTCATGATGCTGCCGATGACCGCGTCGTCGCAGCTCGTCGGCGCCACCATCGGCGTCGTGGTGATCACCTGCCTGGTCGCCGGCCGGCAGCTGGTCGCCTTCCACGACAACGCGAAACTGATCGGGCGGCTCGACGTCGCCCTCGGTGAACTACGCGACCAGGCCCTGTTCGACGGGCTGACCGGGCTGGCCAACCGGACCCACTTCAGCGCCGAGACGGTACGCCTGCTCGACGCCGAATCCACCCTGCTGCTGATCGACCTCGACGACTTCAAGACCGTCAACGACACGATGGGCCACGCCTCCGGCGACGCCTTGCTGATCACGGTCGCGGCCCGGCTGCGCGGAGCACTGCGCGACGGCGACGTGGCGTGCCGGATGGGTGGTGACGAGTTCGCGGTGCTGCTGCCCCGGACCACCGCCGACGACGCGAACCTGATCGTGCAGAACCTCCTCGACCGGCTCGCCGAACCGATCGTGCTGCTGCAGCACACCGTCGTCACCCGCGCCAGCGTCGGGATGACCGTCGCGCGTCCCGGCGACGACCCGTCGACCCTACTCAGCACCGCCGACATCGCGATGTACGAGGCGAAACGCCGCGGCAAGGGCATCTGGGTCACCTACACCGACGAGATGGGTGCCCGGATCTCCGCCGAGGCCGTTCTCATCCGGGAGATGGGCCAGGCCCTCGACGAGGACCAGTTCGTGCTGCACTACCAGCCGATCGTGCGGCTCTGCGACGGCGCGATCAGCGGCGTCGAGGCCCTGATCCGGTGGAACCATCCGGAACGCGGGCTGGTGTCGCCGCTGGAGTTCATCCCGGTCGCCGAACGCACCGGCCAGATCGTCGACATCGGCCGCTGGGCGCTGCGCGAGGCCTGCCGGCAGGCCGCCGCCTGGCTCGCCGCGGCACCGCATCGGGTGCCGATCTACGTCGGGGTCAACGTGGCCGGCCGGCAGTTGCGTGACCCCGACCTGGTCACCGACGTGGCCACCGCGCTCGCCGTCACCGGGCTGCCGGCGGCTCTGCTGGTCATCGAGGTGACCGAGACCGCGGTCCTGGACGACGAACAGTCGCACGCCACCATGGAGGCGCTGCGCGACCTCGGGGTGCGGCTCGCCCTGGACGACTTCGGTACCGCCGCGTCGTCGCTGGGCCTGCTGTTGACCTGCCCGGTCAACTCCCTGAAACTGGACCGTTCGTTCGTCGAGTCGATCAACACGGTGAGCCGGCAGGCGGCGGTCGCCACCGCGGTCAGCCAGATGGCGGCGGCCCTGGAGTTCGCGTCGGTCGCCGAAGGCATCGAGACCGCGGAACAGGCCGAACTGCTCCGCGGGCTCGGCTACCAGTACGGGCAGGGCTATCTCTACTCGCGGCCGGTCCCGCCGGACGGCATCAGCGTGCTGCGGTCAGTAGCCGATCTTGAAAGTGGCGTCCTGCTGGAGACTGGCCGCTGA
- a CDS encoding glycoside hydrolase family 43 protein produces MKRRSLFAAAGAGATAAVLGAEAAHAATYAGYAMAYFTESPSMTAADYNLHLAVSADGLNWTPLNQNAPVATPTQGSTGLRDPFILRKQDGTFAVIATDLKGTDWTYQSQYLHVWDSIDLRTFTGYRLLKVHSLATHAWAPEAIWDASRGQYAVVYSAVVGGRNVLMVNYTSDFVTASAPQTFFDPGYDAIDGNFVTVSGVNYMYFKNNTNSTLLGTRSSTLNPGSFSIYTSAITPGRGVEAPQIVKSNTADVWYMWGDTWSPNGRFFCWQTTSLSSGSWTLLNDRAYTQPLNSKHLGITAITAAELSALTARYGTPAWSRIKSYNYPDRYIRHQNSVGRIDAYPFDPYQDQLWTLVPGLADASGVSFRSVNYPDRYLRHVNYAMTLAVNDGTTLFAGDATFYKASGWADSSWTSFRSYNYPDRYLRHSNYVLRIDPVTSSSAASLQQDATFKIGY; encoded by the coding sequence ATGAAACGCCGAAGCCTGTTCGCCGCCGCCGGGGCCGGGGCCACCGCCGCCGTGCTGGGTGCCGAAGCCGCCCACGCGGCCACCTACGCCGGATACGCGATGGCCTACTTCACCGAGTCGCCGTCGATGACCGCCGCCGACTACAACCTGCATCTCGCGGTCAGCGCCGACGGCCTGAACTGGACGCCGCTGAACCAGAACGCCCCGGTCGCCACGCCCACCCAGGGCAGCACCGGCCTTCGCGACCCGTTCATCCTGCGCAAACAGGACGGCACGTTCGCGGTCATCGCCACCGACCTCAAGGGCACCGACTGGACCTACCAGAGCCAGTACCTGCACGTCTGGGACTCCATCGACCTGCGCACCTTCACCGGTTACCGGCTGCTCAAAGTGCATTCGCTGGCCACCCACGCCTGGGCGCCGGAGGCGATCTGGGACGCGTCGCGCGGGCAGTACGCGGTGGTCTACTCCGCGGTGGTCGGCGGCCGCAACGTCCTGATGGTCAACTACACCAGCGACTTCGTGACGGCGTCCGCCCCGCAGACGTTCTTCGACCCGGGTTACGACGCGATCGACGGCAACTTCGTCACGGTCAGTGGCGTCAACTACATGTACTTCAAGAACAACACCAACAGCACCCTGCTCGGTACGCGATCAAGCACCCTGAACCCGGGCAGCTTCAGCATCTACACCTCGGCGATCACCCCCGGCCGTGGGGTGGAGGCGCCGCAGATCGTCAAGTCGAACACCGCCGACGTCTGGTACATGTGGGGCGACACCTGGAGCCCGAACGGCCGCTTCTTCTGCTGGCAGACCACCAGCCTGTCGAGTGGTTCGTGGACGCTGCTCAACGACCGCGCCTACACCCAGCCGCTCAACTCCAAACACCTGGGCATCACCGCGATCACGGCGGCCGAGTTGTCGGCGCTGACGGCGCGCTACGGCACTCCCGCGTGGAGCCGGATCAAGTCCTACAACTATCCGGACCGCTACATCCGCCACCAGAACAGTGTGGGCCGCATCGACGCCTACCCCTTCGACCCGTACCAGGATCAGCTCTGGACCCTGGTCCCCGGCCTGGCGGACGCGAGCGGTGTGTCGTTCCGGTCGGTGAACTACCCCGACCGTTACCTGCGGCACGTCAACTACGCGATGACCCTGGCCGTCAACGACGGCACCACGCTGTTCGCCGGCGACGCCACCTTCTACAAGGCGTCCGGCTGGGCCGACTCGTCGTGGACCTCGTTCCGCTCCTACAACTACCCGGACCGCTACCTGCGCCACTCCAACTATGTGCTGCGCATCGACCCGGTGACCAGTTCGTCAGCGGCCAGTCTCCAGCAGGACGCCACTTTCAAGATCGGCTACTGA
- a CDS encoding acyltransferase family protein — MTTSLAPTPLTSAPAAPAAPTGGLARLPSLTGLRWLAAFMVWGYHLGIVKPAHNESLAPFFRAVSKGGIGVTFFFVLSGFVLVWSFRPGDTTTGFLRRRFAKIYPNYAFSLLCALIVAAVTGGIVSGWSVLTNILLINSWFPVDGFPNAVNLVAWTLCCEAFFYVTLPYLLPRLQRRATERLYVWLAVLPLLALLVNTAARELLPAPAAAHFGFFPPGRYHEFLVGVIVGVLVVRGSWAGPGLWTSSALVVVTYVAHSWVDISVVVPVLFAALIAAAATADIDGRWSPWRWQPIVVLGEVSYAFYLMHFLVMTTAVTVIQRAGGAGYWFGEQPLFGGAGLFAVGTLVVTLLIAVPMYYGLERPMMRVLGTRRPVRSAGS; from the coding sequence ATGACGACCAGCCTGGCGCCCACGCCACTGACCAGCGCCCCCGCCGCCCCGGCGGCACCCACCGGAGGACTCGCCCGGCTCCCGTCACTGACCGGGCTGCGCTGGCTGGCGGCCTTCATGGTGTGGGGCTATCACCTCGGCATCGTCAAACCCGCCCACAACGAGAGCCTGGCGCCGTTCTTCCGGGCGGTGTCGAAGGGCGGCATCGGGGTCACGTTCTTCTTCGTGCTGAGCGGATTCGTGCTGGTCTGGAGCTTCCGGCCGGGCGACACCACCACGGGTTTCCTGCGCCGCCGATTCGCCAAGATCTACCCCAACTATGCGTTCTCCCTGCTCTGCGCCCTCATCGTGGCCGCGGTCACCGGCGGGATCGTCAGCGGATGGTCCGTGCTGACCAACATCCTCCTGATCAACAGCTGGTTCCCCGTCGACGGCTTCCCGAACGCCGTCAACCTGGTCGCCTGGACACTCTGCTGCGAGGCGTTCTTCTACGTCACGCTGCCCTACCTGCTGCCCCGCCTGCAACGCCGGGCCACCGAGCGGTTGTACGTCTGGCTGGCCGTCCTGCCGTTGCTCGCGCTCCTGGTGAACACCGCCGCCCGTGAACTTCTCCCGGCCCCGGCCGCCGCCCACTTCGGGTTCTTCCCGCCGGGGCGCTACCACGAGTTCCTGGTCGGCGTCATCGTCGGCGTGCTGGTGGTCCGCGGGAGCTGGGCCGGGCCCGGCCTGTGGACGAGCAGCGCACTGGTCGTCGTCACCTATGTCGCGCACAGCTGGGTGGACATCAGTGTCGTGGTGCCGGTGCTGTTCGCCGCACTCATCGCCGCAGCCGCCACCGCTGACATCGACGGCCGGTGGTCGCCGTGGCGGTGGCAGCCGATCGTCGTGCTCGGCGAGGTGTCCTACGCCTTCTACCTGATGCACTTCCTGGTGATGACGACCGCGGTCACGGTGATCCAGCGCGCCGGTGGGGCCGGCTACTGGTTCGGGGAACAGCCGCTGTTCGGCGGTGCCGGGCTCTTCGCCGTCGGCACCCTGGTCGTGACGTTGCTGATCGCCGTCCCGATGTACTACGGGCTGGAACGCCCGATGATGCGCGTGCTCGGGACGAGGCGGCCGGTGCGGTCCGCTGGTTCGTGA
- the epsC gene encoding serine O-acetyltransferase EpsC, with protein MLEDIRAYCRRDPALYGIGVAEVLLYPGLWALWGHRIAHLLHRARIPFLPRLVSQVMRLFTGIEIHPGAVIGRRLFIDHGAGVVIGETARIGDDVTMYHQVTLGGRGWQRDTKGSRRHPEVGNRVMLGVGATVLGPVRIGDDAEIGALALVVSDVPAGARLRAPAAEPVPPLTSTAGTNPGARK; from the coding sequence GTGCTGGAAGACATCCGCGCCTACTGCCGGCGTGACCCCGCTCTGTACGGGATCGGGGTGGCCGAAGTGCTGCTCTATCCCGGACTATGGGCACTCTGGGGTCATCGAATAGCCCACCTGTTGCATCGCGCCCGCATCCCGTTCCTGCCTCGCCTGGTGTCCCAGGTGATGCGGCTGTTCACCGGGATCGAGATCCACCCGGGCGCGGTGATCGGCAGACGGCTCTTCATCGACCACGGCGCGGGCGTCGTCATCGGCGAGACGGCGCGCATCGGCGACGACGTCACCATGTACCACCAGGTCACCCTCGGTGGCCGGGGCTGGCAGCGGGACACCAAGGGCAGCCGCCGGCACCCGGAAGTGGGGAATCGGGTGATGCTCGGCGTGGGCGCCACCGTGCTCGGCCCGGTGCGGATCGGGGACGACGCGGAGATCGGCGCGCTCGCCCTCGTCGTCTCGGACGTTCCCGCGGGTGCCCGGCTGCGGGCGCCGGCCGCCGAACCCGTACCACCTCTGACCAGCACTGCCGGCACCAACCCAGGAGCGAGGAAATGA
- the cysK gene encoding cysteine synthase A produces the protein MIYNDVTELIGRTPMVRLTRFEPGLPAKLIAKLESANPGGSVKDRIALAMITAAEATEELRPGSSIVEATSGNTGIGLALVAAARGYKLTLTMPDSMSAERRALLLAYGAELVLTPAAEGMKGAVQRALEIAEEQRAWLPMQFDNPANPDMHRRTTALEIWNDTDGRLDLFVSGVGTGGTLTGVGQILKEKRPDLQVYAVEPAESPVLSGGESGPHGIQGIGAGFVPEVLDPTIYDEVVRVTVEQAREAGRQLAHTEGILAGVSSGAALHAARELAWRAENVGKTIVVILPDTGERYLSTPLFS, from the coding sequence ATGATCTACAACGACGTCACCGAACTGATCGGCCGGACCCCGATGGTGCGGCTGACCCGTTTCGAACCCGGTCTGCCGGCCAAACTGATCGCCAAACTCGAGTCCGCCAACCCCGGCGGCAGCGTCAAGGACCGGATCGCCCTCGCCATGATCACCGCTGCCGAGGCCACCGAAGAGCTGCGCCCCGGCTCCTCGATCGTGGAGGCGACCAGTGGGAACACCGGCATCGGGCTGGCCCTGGTGGCGGCGGCCCGCGGCTACAAGCTGACCCTGACGATGCCGGACAGCATGAGCGCGGAGCGACGGGCGCTGCTGCTGGCGTACGGCGCCGAACTGGTGTTGACCCCCGCCGCCGAAGGCATGAAAGGCGCGGTCCAGCGGGCTCTGGAGATCGCCGAGGAACAGCGGGCCTGGCTGCCGATGCAGTTCGACAACCCGGCCAACCCGGACATGCACCGGCGCACCACCGCGCTGGAGATCTGGAACGACACCGACGGGCGGCTCGACCTGTTCGTCAGCGGCGTCGGCACCGGCGGAACCCTGACCGGAGTCGGTCAGATCCTCAAGGAGAAACGCCCCGACCTGCAGGTCTACGCGGTCGAGCCGGCCGAGTCGCCGGTGCTGTCCGGTGGCGAGTCGGGACCGCACGGGATCCAGGGCATCGGCGCCGGTTTCGTGCCGGAGGTGCTGGACCCGACGATCTACGACGAGGTCGTACGGGTGACGGTCGAGCAGGCCCGCGAAGCCGGCCGGCAACTCGCCCACACCGAAGGCATCCTGGCCGGAGTCTCCAGCGGGGCCGCCCTGCACGCCGCGCGCGAGCTGGCCTGGCGCGCCGAGAACGTCGGCAAGACCATCGTGGTGATCCTGCCGGACACCGGCGAGCGTTACCTGAGTACGCCGTTGTTCTCTTAG